In a genomic window of Bemisia tabaci chromosome 1, PGI_BMITA_v3:
- the LOC140226081 gene encoding uncharacterized protein, with amino-acid sequence MAHAGKNVVSSQHSKPFAYVEYQVDKYRMPVPQSFIKDFDAQNWSLGQEYWVFWSPKSADTPTSILRSQGVLLNLDNEKETHQRGQSSALPGYYKALILQVADSAAALEKALKSKRICIPTDKVIAAKNSQKNKKNPRKRDPSYVSKYKMRKIRKASDGITTEKWQKFKAPVEESEDADEPDSDATDSDDTLLAKKDVRIDQQLSERRISQLENRVEELTRLNLFWQRKYEMEGTPQEKPKRQTSEAEESVRRNLFDRVCAFVSCF; translated from the exons ATGGCCCATGCTGGAAAAAACGTCGTCTCATCACAACATTCAAAACCTTTCGCTTATGTTGAGTATCAAGTAGACAAATATAGAATGCCGGTGCCTCAATCTTTCATAAAGGACTTTGACGCTCAAAACTGGTCGCTTGGGCAAGAATATTGGGTCTTCTGGAGTCCAAAATCGGCTGACACGCCAACATCGATCCTCAGAtctcaaggggtgcttttgaaCTTAGATAATGAAAAGGAGACACATCAAAGAGGACAATCGTCTGCCTTGCCTGGCTACTACAAGGCCCTCATATTGCAAGTAGCTG attCAGCTGCTGCATTAGAAAAGGCCTTGAAAAGCAAACGAATCTGTATTCCTACTGACAAAGTCATTGCTGCAAAGAATtcccagaaaaataaaaagaatccACGAAAAAGGGATCCTTCATATGTTTCGAAG tacaaaatgaggaaaattcgCAAAGCCAGTGATGGAATAACCACagaaaaatggcagaaatttaaGGCTCCCGTTGAAGAATCGGAGGATGCTGATGAGCCTGACTCTGATGCAACTGACTCAGATGACACTCTCCTGGCCAAAAAAGACGTAAGAATTGACCAGCAATTGTCAGAACGTAGAATTTCACAGCTGGAAAATCGAGTGGAGGAATTAACCAGACTGAATTTGTTCTGGCAGAGGAAGTATGAAATGGAAGGGACGCCACAGGAAAAGCCGAAACGTCAGACCTCGGAAGCTGAAGAGTCTGTTCGAAGAAACTTGTTTGATCGGGTTTGTGCATTTGTTAGCTGTTTCTAG